One segment of Rosa chinensis cultivar Old Blush chromosome 6, RchiOBHm-V2, whole genome shotgun sequence DNA contains the following:
- the LOC112172137 gene encoding KH domain-containing protein HEN4 isoform X3, whose amino-acid sequence MGSTFLSLPAKRSISSTMSSSSSEPSLENGSSKRSRSRQQQAPLTVPPGHVAFRMLCHASRIGGVIGKSGTVIKQLQQATGAKIRIEEPPQLDSPDRVVVVIAPSAIRSKIVVSGDQEIEVSKAQEALLRVFERILEVAAETGAIGVGVGVVSCRFLAETAQVGSVIGKGGKVVEKIRKETGCKIRVLNEKLPVCAAPSDEMVEIEGDILAVKKALVAVSSRLQDCSPVDKTRMTGSRPIETVPRETLPDIRVDHLSQRNSVISNLPSSSMSYASGVRPPSIEAERISTLDTRTLQQEVTFKILCANDRVGGVIGKGGAIVRALQNETGATISVGGSVAECDERLITVTASENPESRYSPAQKGLVLVFSRSVEAGIEKGQDSSSKGSPLIARLVVPTSQVGCLLGKGGVIVSEIRKVTGTGIRIIGGDQVPKCALENDEVVQVSGNFSSVQDALYNITGRLRDNLFSNTVNNSGRRNSSAVLTDTSPYGRLRDPAPTGFQPSSSVGVTYGLGRHTTLTQSMDHLGLSHNLDHPSSPRPWATQMVAPRGISDTDRGLTSLKSGSDLGSGSKSAIVTNTTVEIIVPENVISSVYGENGTNLARLRQYHKTEAETEDEKH is encoded by the exons ATGGGAAGCACCTTTCTCTCTCTACCAGCGAAGCGTTCAATTTCTTCGACAatgtcctcctcttcctccgaGCCCAGCTTAGAAAACGGATCCTCCAAGCGCTCCAGGTCGCGCCAGCAGCAGGCTCCGCTCACTGTTCCTCCAGGCCACGTCGCCTTCCGCATGCTCTGCCACGCCTCCCGCATCGGCGGCGTCATCGGCAAGTCCGGCACCGTCATCAAGCAGCTCCAGCAGGCCACCGGCGCAAAGATCAGAATCGAGGAGCCGCCCCAACTCGACTCGCCGGACCGGGTCGTCGTAGTCATCGCTCCCAGCGCAATCCGGTCCAAGATTGTGGTCAGTGGAGACCAAGAGATTGAGGTTTCCAAGGCGCAAGAGGCGCTTTTGAGAGTGTTCGAGAGGATTCTAGAGGTGGCGGCGGAGACCGGAGCGATAGGAGTAGGGGTTGGAGTGGTGTCTTGCCGGTTTCTGGCGGAGACGGCGCAGGTCGGCTCGGTGATAGGCAAGGGCGGCAAGGTGGTGGAGAAGATTAGAAAAGAGACTGGCTGTAAAATTAGGGTCTTGAATGAGAAATTGCCCGTTTGTGCTGCTCCTTCTGACGAGATGGTAGAG ATAGAAGGGGATATTTTGGCTGTAAAGAAAGCACTTGTTGCTGTCTCCAGCCGTCTTCAAGATTGTTCACCAGTTGACAAGACAAGGATGACTGGAAGTAGGCCTATTGAGACAGTTCCTCGTGAAACTTTACCTGATATTCGTGTAGATCACCTTTCACAGAGGAACTCAGTGATTTCCAATTTGCCGAGCAGCTCCATGAGTTATGCTTCAGGAGTTCGTCCGCCATCAATAGAGGCTGAAAGGATCTCAACACTGGATACAAGAACACTCCAGCAGGAAGTTACTTTTAAGATTCTTTGTGCCAATGATAGGGTTGGGGGTGTCATTGGAAAAGGGGGTGCCATTGTCAGGGCTCTTCAGAATGAGACTGGTGCTACTATAAGTGTTGGAGGATCTGTGGCCGAGTGTGATGAAAGATTAATTACTGTTACTGCCTCAGAG AATCCTGAGTCCCGCTACTCGCCAGCACAAAAGGGTCTTGTTCTTGTCTTCTCAAGGTCTGTAGAGGCAGGCATTGAAAAGGGGCAAGACTCGAGCTCCAAAGGGTCACCTCTTATTGCACGCCTTGTTGTCCCGACAAGCCAAGTTGGTTGTTTGCTGGGAAAAGGAGGTGTAATAGTTTCAGAGATTCGGAAGGTAACTGGTACCGGTATACGGATAATAGGTGGTGACCAGGTCCCGAAGTGTGCCTTAGAGAATGACGAAGTTGTACAG GTTTCAGGAAATTTTTCAAGTGTGCAAGATGCTTTGTACAATATTACTGGTAGGTTACGAGATAACCTTTTCTCCAACACAGTAAATAATTCTGGAAGGAGGAATAGTTCAGCCGTGCTAACAGATACCAGTCCTTATGGAAGACTCAGGGATCCTGCTCCTACTGGATTTCAGCCTTCTTCATCAGTTGGTGTTACTTATGGTCTCGGTCGACATACTACTCTAACTCAAAGTATGGATCATCTTGGACTTTCCCATAATTTAGATCATCCTTCTTCACCAAGGCCATGGGCAACACAG ATGGTTGCTCCAAGGGGAATCTCAGATACTGACAGGGGTTTGACTTCTCTTAAAAGTGGCTCGGATCTTGGCAG TGGAAGCAAATCTGCCATTGTGACAAATACAACTGTAGAGATCATAGTTCCTGAAAATGTTATTAGCTCAGTGTACGGAGAGAATGGCACCAATTTGGCTCGACTGAGACAG TACCATAAGACTGAAGCAGAAACAGAAGATGAGAAGCATTAA
- the LOC112172137 gene encoding KH domain-containing protein HEN4 isoform X2, translating into MGSTFLSLPAKRSISSTMSSSSSEPSLENGSSKRSRSRQQQAPLTVPPGHVAFRMLCHASRIGGVIGKSGTVIKQLQQATGAKIRIEEPPQLDSPDRVVVVIAPSAIRSKIVVSGDQEIEVSKAQEALLRVFERILEVAAETGAIGVGVGVVSCRFLAETAQVGSVIGKGGKVVEKIRKETGCKIRVLNEKLPVCAAPSDEMVEIEGDILAVKKALVAVSSRLQDCSPVDKTRMTGSRPIETVPRETLPDIRVDHLSQRNSVISNLPSSSMSYASGVRPPSIEAERISTLDTRTLQQEVTFKILCANDRVGGVIGKGGAIVRALQNETGATISVGGSVAECDERLITVTASENPESRYSPAQKGLVLVFSRSVEAGIEKGQDSSSKGSPLIARLVVPTSQVGCLLGKGGVIVSEIRKVTGTGIRIIGGDQVPKCALENDEVVQVSGNFSSVQDALYNITGRLRDNLFSNTVNNSGRRNSSAVLTDTSPYGRLRDPAPTGFQPSSSVGVTYGLGRHTTLTQSMDHLGLSHNLDHPSSPRPWATQMVAPRGISDTDRGLTSLKSGSDLGSGSKSAIVTNTTVEIIVPENVISSVYGENGTNLARLRQGTGELTRNKLSWSMSCIIQENMSKGGRWKPNPISWTLPLAS; encoded by the exons ATGGGAAGCACCTTTCTCTCTCTACCAGCGAAGCGTTCAATTTCTTCGACAatgtcctcctcttcctccgaGCCCAGCTTAGAAAACGGATCCTCCAAGCGCTCCAGGTCGCGCCAGCAGCAGGCTCCGCTCACTGTTCCTCCAGGCCACGTCGCCTTCCGCATGCTCTGCCACGCCTCCCGCATCGGCGGCGTCATCGGCAAGTCCGGCACCGTCATCAAGCAGCTCCAGCAGGCCACCGGCGCAAAGATCAGAATCGAGGAGCCGCCCCAACTCGACTCGCCGGACCGGGTCGTCGTAGTCATCGCTCCCAGCGCAATCCGGTCCAAGATTGTGGTCAGTGGAGACCAAGAGATTGAGGTTTCCAAGGCGCAAGAGGCGCTTTTGAGAGTGTTCGAGAGGATTCTAGAGGTGGCGGCGGAGACCGGAGCGATAGGAGTAGGGGTTGGAGTGGTGTCTTGCCGGTTTCTGGCGGAGACGGCGCAGGTCGGCTCGGTGATAGGCAAGGGCGGCAAGGTGGTGGAGAAGATTAGAAAAGAGACTGGCTGTAAAATTAGGGTCTTGAATGAGAAATTGCCCGTTTGTGCTGCTCCTTCTGACGAGATGGTAGAG ATAGAAGGGGATATTTTGGCTGTAAAGAAAGCACTTGTTGCTGTCTCCAGCCGTCTTCAAGATTGTTCACCAGTTGACAAGACAAGGATGACTGGAAGTAGGCCTATTGAGACAGTTCCTCGTGAAACTTTACCTGATATTCGTGTAGATCACCTTTCACAGAGGAACTCAGTGATTTCCAATTTGCCGAGCAGCTCCATGAGTTATGCTTCAGGAGTTCGTCCGCCATCAATAGAGGCTGAAAGGATCTCAACACTGGATACAAGAACACTCCAGCAGGAAGTTACTTTTAAGATTCTTTGTGCCAATGATAGGGTTGGGGGTGTCATTGGAAAAGGGGGTGCCATTGTCAGGGCTCTTCAGAATGAGACTGGTGCTACTATAAGTGTTGGAGGATCTGTGGCCGAGTGTGATGAAAGATTAATTACTGTTACTGCCTCAGAG AATCCTGAGTCCCGCTACTCGCCAGCACAAAAGGGTCTTGTTCTTGTCTTCTCAAGGTCTGTAGAGGCAGGCATTGAAAAGGGGCAAGACTCGAGCTCCAAAGGGTCACCTCTTATTGCACGCCTTGTTGTCCCGACAAGCCAAGTTGGTTGTTTGCTGGGAAAAGGAGGTGTAATAGTTTCAGAGATTCGGAAGGTAACTGGTACCGGTATACGGATAATAGGTGGTGACCAGGTCCCGAAGTGTGCCTTAGAGAATGACGAAGTTGTACAG GTTTCAGGAAATTTTTCAAGTGTGCAAGATGCTTTGTACAATATTACTGGTAGGTTACGAGATAACCTTTTCTCCAACACAGTAAATAATTCTGGAAGGAGGAATAGTTCAGCCGTGCTAACAGATACCAGTCCTTATGGAAGACTCAGGGATCCTGCTCCTACTGGATTTCAGCCTTCTTCATCAGTTGGTGTTACTTATGGTCTCGGTCGACATACTACTCTAACTCAAAGTATGGATCATCTTGGACTTTCCCATAATTTAGATCATCCTTCTTCACCAAGGCCATGGGCAACACAG ATGGTTGCTCCAAGGGGAATCTCAGATACTGACAGGGGTTTGACTTCTCTTAAAAGTGGCTCGGATCTTGGCAG TGGAAGCAAATCTGCCATTGTGACAAATACAACTGTAGAGATCATAGTTCCTGAAAATGTTATTAGCTCAGTGTACGGAGAGAATGGCACCAATTTGGCTCGACTGAGACAG GGAACAGGGGAGCTAACACGAAATAAATTAAGTTGGAGCATGTCCTGCATCATACAAGAGAATATGAGCAAAGGAGGAAGGTGGAAACCGAACCCAATCAGCTGGACACTGCCTCTTGCGAGCTAA
- the LOC112172137 gene encoding KH domain-containing protein HEN4 isoform X1 produces the protein MGSTFLSLPAKRSISSTMSSSSSEPSLENGSSKRSRSRQQQAPLTVPPGHVAFRMLCHASRIGGVIGKSGTVIKQLQQATGAKIRIEEPPQLDSPDRVVVVIAPSAIRSKIVVSGDQEIEVSKAQEALLRVFERILEVAAETGAIGVGVGVVSCRFLAETAQVGSVIGKGGKVVEKIRKETGCKIRVLNEKLPVCAAPSDEMVEIEGDILAVKKALVAVSSRLQDCSPVDKTRMTGSRPIETVPRETLPDIRVDHLSQRNSVISNLPSSSMSYASGVRPPSIEAERISTLDTRTLQQEVTFKILCANDRVGGVIGKGGAIVRALQNETGATISVGGSVAECDERLITVTASENPESRYSPAQKGLVLVFSRSVEAGIEKGQDSSSKGSPLIARLVVPTSQVGCLLGKGGVIVSEIRKVTGTGIRIIGGDQVPKCALENDEVVQVSGNFSSVQDALYNITGRLRDNLFSNTVNNSGRRNSSAVLTDTSPYGRLRDPAPTGFQPSSSVGVTYGLGRHTTLTQSMDHLGLSHNLDHPSSPRPWATQMVAPRGISDTDRGLTSLKSGSDLGSGSKSAIVTNTTVEIIVPENVISSVYGENGTNLARLRQISGAKVIVHEPRPGTTDRIIVISGTPDETQAAQSLLHAFILTGPS, from the exons ATGGGAAGCACCTTTCTCTCTCTACCAGCGAAGCGTTCAATTTCTTCGACAatgtcctcctcttcctccgaGCCCAGCTTAGAAAACGGATCCTCCAAGCGCTCCAGGTCGCGCCAGCAGCAGGCTCCGCTCACTGTTCCTCCAGGCCACGTCGCCTTCCGCATGCTCTGCCACGCCTCCCGCATCGGCGGCGTCATCGGCAAGTCCGGCACCGTCATCAAGCAGCTCCAGCAGGCCACCGGCGCAAAGATCAGAATCGAGGAGCCGCCCCAACTCGACTCGCCGGACCGGGTCGTCGTAGTCATCGCTCCCAGCGCAATCCGGTCCAAGATTGTGGTCAGTGGAGACCAAGAGATTGAGGTTTCCAAGGCGCAAGAGGCGCTTTTGAGAGTGTTCGAGAGGATTCTAGAGGTGGCGGCGGAGACCGGAGCGATAGGAGTAGGGGTTGGAGTGGTGTCTTGCCGGTTTCTGGCGGAGACGGCGCAGGTCGGCTCGGTGATAGGCAAGGGCGGCAAGGTGGTGGAGAAGATTAGAAAAGAGACTGGCTGTAAAATTAGGGTCTTGAATGAGAAATTGCCCGTTTGTGCTGCTCCTTCTGACGAGATGGTAGAG ATAGAAGGGGATATTTTGGCTGTAAAGAAAGCACTTGTTGCTGTCTCCAGCCGTCTTCAAGATTGTTCACCAGTTGACAAGACAAGGATGACTGGAAGTAGGCCTATTGAGACAGTTCCTCGTGAAACTTTACCTGATATTCGTGTAGATCACCTTTCACAGAGGAACTCAGTGATTTCCAATTTGCCGAGCAGCTCCATGAGTTATGCTTCAGGAGTTCGTCCGCCATCAATAGAGGCTGAAAGGATCTCAACACTGGATACAAGAACACTCCAGCAGGAAGTTACTTTTAAGATTCTTTGTGCCAATGATAGGGTTGGGGGTGTCATTGGAAAAGGGGGTGCCATTGTCAGGGCTCTTCAGAATGAGACTGGTGCTACTATAAGTGTTGGAGGATCTGTGGCCGAGTGTGATGAAAGATTAATTACTGTTACTGCCTCAGAG AATCCTGAGTCCCGCTACTCGCCAGCACAAAAGGGTCTTGTTCTTGTCTTCTCAAGGTCTGTAGAGGCAGGCATTGAAAAGGGGCAAGACTCGAGCTCCAAAGGGTCACCTCTTATTGCACGCCTTGTTGTCCCGACAAGCCAAGTTGGTTGTTTGCTGGGAAAAGGAGGTGTAATAGTTTCAGAGATTCGGAAGGTAACTGGTACCGGTATACGGATAATAGGTGGTGACCAGGTCCCGAAGTGTGCCTTAGAGAATGACGAAGTTGTACAG GTTTCAGGAAATTTTTCAAGTGTGCAAGATGCTTTGTACAATATTACTGGTAGGTTACGAGATAACCTTTTCTCCAACACAGTAAATAATTCTGGAAGGAGGAATAGTTCAGCCGTGCTAACAGATACCAGTCCTTATGGAAGACTCAGGGATCCTGCTCCTACTGGATTTCAGCCTTCTTCATCAGTTGGTGTTACTTATGGTCTCGGTCGACATACTACTCTAACTCAAAGTATGGATCATCTTGGACTTTCCCATAATTTAGATCATCCTTCTTCACCAAGGCCATGGGCAACACAG ATGGTTGCTCCAAGGGGAATCTCAGATACTGACAGGGGTTTGACTTCTCTTAAAAGTGGCTCGGATCTTGGCAG TGGAAGCAAATCTGCCATTGTGACAAATACAACTGTAGAGATCATAGTTCCTGAAAATGTTATTAGCTCAGTGTACGGAGAGAATGGCACCAATTTGGCTCGACTGAGACAG ATTTCCGGTGCCAAGGTCATAGTGCATGAACCCCGTCCCGGAACAACTGATAGGATTATTGTCATATCTGGGACACCTGACGAAACCCAGGCAGCACAGAGCCTCCTCCACGCATTCATTCTCACCGGTCCATCATGA
- the LOC112171170 gene encoding uncharacterized protein LOC112171170, translating to MGFRAGCRPILGLDGCQLKSAYGGQLLAVDGLDPNNTTLVVAYAMVEMESKNSWDWFLRLLAKDLNITGEGNGFTFISDKQKVMKDQLWAIAKSSIMVYYTKEMVLMKPLDPKAYDWLTDPQRNPRHWCRTHFDTVLKCDVLLNNLCQSFNVFVLPARSKPVISCFEDIRVKLIKRVAMRKEKMRRVVDPICPKPRQILEKNKERSASDCIPYGFGSPQIEVQSCGGSRYVVDLTRRTCACRRWDLTGIPCKHAISAIHFMRQNPEDFVDLGHNVKTCHRHLPPKEKAAKKRKLNTWEGSSTATQAKGTRKAPKTKNDLRAKARLRAEEAKKKRDEKKAALKASTATATLTKGRPLKPPSSKGKAASSHASSRSSVRIRDNLKKAGK from the exons ATGGGATTTAGGGCAGGTTGCAGACCTATACTGGGACTAGATGGCTGCCAACTGAAGAGTGCATATGGTGGCCAATTGTTGGCAGTAGATGGGCTGGATCCAAACAACACTACTTTAGTGGTAGCTTATGCAATGGTAGAGATGGAGAGCAAAAACTCTTGGGATTGGTTTTTGCGACTGCTGGCAAAAGACCTTAACATCACAGGTGAAGGAAATGGCTTCACCTTCATATCTGACAAGCAAAAAG TGATGAAAGACCAACTTTGGGCTATTGCAAAGTCATCCATTATGGTATACTACACTAAGGAGATGGTGCTAATGAAGCCGCTGGACCCCAAAGCATATGATTGGTTAACTG ATCCTCAAAGAAACCCTAGGCACTGGTGCAGAACTCACTTTGATactgttttgaaatgtgatgtGCTCTTGAACAACCTCTGTCAAAGCTTCAATGTTTTCGTCTTACCTGCTAGGTCAAAGCCAGTTATTTCATGTTTTGAGGATATAAGGGTGAAATTGATAAAAAGGGTTGCAATGAGGAAGGAGAAGATGAGAAGAGTTGTGGACCCCATCTGCCCCAAGCCTAGGCAAATCctagagaaaaacaaggaaaggtCTGCATCTGATTGCATCCCTTATGGTTTTGGTAGTCCCCAGATTGAGGTACAGAGCTGTGGAGGAAGCAGATATGTGGTTGACTTGACAAGAAGGACTTGTGCTTGTAGGAGGTGGGATTTAACAGGTATCCCTTGCAAGCATGCCATCTCAGCTATACATTTCATGAGGCAAAACCCTGAGGACTTTGTGGAT TTAGGTCATAATGTGAAGACATGCCATAGGCATCTTCCACCAAAGGAAAAGGCAGCTAAGAAGAGAAAGCTTAACACATGGGAGGGATCATCTACTGCAACTCAG GCTAAGGGTACTAGAAAGGCCCCAAAGACAAAGAATGACCTTAGGGCAAAGGCAAGGTTGAGAGCTGAAGAGGCTAAG aaaaagaGGGATGAAAAGAAGGCAGCATTAAAGGCATCAACAGCTACAGCAACTTTAACCAAGGGTAGACCACTAAAACCTCCTTCAAGTAAGGGTAAAGCTGCATCCTCACATGCTTCATCCAGGTCATCTGTGAGGATACGAGACAATTTGAAGAAAGCTGGCAAATAG